The Toxorhynchites rutilus septentrionalis strain SRP chromosome 3, ASM2978413v1, whole genome shotgun sequence genome includes a region encoding these proteins:
- the LOC129779825 gene encoding U6 snRNA-associated Sm-like protein LSm1 has product MENPLFGTAHLLDEVDKKLMVLLRDGRTLIGYLRSVDQFANLVLHRTIERIHVGNEYGDIQRGVFIIRGENVVLLGEIDREKENNHPLQEISVDDILDAQRREQEAKQEKHRLISKALKERGLNMNPELTQDEF; this is encoded by the exons ATGGAGAACCCCCTATTTGGAACCGCTCATCTGTTGGATGAAGTAGATA aGAAACTGATGGTGCTTTTGCGAGACGGTAGAACACTTATCGGCTACCTCAGAAGCGTTGATCAATTTGCCAATCTAGTGCTGCACCGAACCATCGAAAGGATACACGTTGGTAACGAGTATGGGGACATCCAGCGTGGAGTGTTTATTATACGCGGAGAGAACGTGGTGCTGTTAGGAGAAATT GACCGCGAAAAAGAGAATAATCATCCACTTCAGGAAATATCTGTCGACGATATCCTGGACGCACAGCGAAGGGAACAGGAAGCAAAACAGGAGAAGCACCGATTAATTTCGAAAGCTTTGAAGGAGCGAGGCTTAAATATGAACCCAGAACTTACCCAAGACGAGTTTTGA
- the LOC129779823 gene encoding uncharacterized protein LOC129779823 isoform X3: MQRINLKSELLQDGDDVYNALMSVHRENGLDVEDLGDTPPPLIRQGSSIRTNEDVISVPNIIVRINCSNEPEKFVTEEQKRGIKHTPSQQWRLLRVNQNLPEATESFPNSETQVEHGDKLNQRKWKNRNKSQCGKTTKMFGNINPNFRRIIQRKYIEKSGELRTLITPPPSCRTYDRGVGNIPRGGIPQLQQPQLVTFANILSRIGQASSCQDREGYSAVIGNVMRDHQQQQQGRMIMPIVNQQTICQMNSNEVMPFAVRTLLNHITVVQQNFGPKYDINAQKEIHTLQGKSMYRRVGVVSTDGQALHEH, from the exons ATGCAAAGAATAAACTTGAAAAGCGAGTTACTTCAAGACGGAGATGATGTATATAATGCTTTAATGAGTGTTCATAGAGAAAATGGATTGGACGTTGAAGATTTGGGCGATACGCCACCACCACTAATACGACAAGGGAGCTCGATTAGAACGAATGAAGACGTAATTAGTGTTCCAAATATAATTGTTAGAATCAATTGTTCCAATGAGCCAGAGAAATTTGTAACTGAGGAGCAGAAACGAGGTATCAAGCACACACCTTCACAGCAATGGAGGCTGCTGCGAGTGAATCAAAATCTTCCGGAAGCAACTGAAAGTTTCCCTAACAGTGAAACTCAAGTCGAACATGGTGATAAACTTAATCagcgaaaatggaaaaatcgcaACAA AAGTCAGTGCGGAAAAACGACTAAAATGTTCGGAAACATAAATCCAAATTTTCGTAGAATTATTCAGcgaaaatatattgaaaaaagtGGAGAACTACGCACACTGATAACACCACCGCCTTCGTGCCGAACCTATGATCGCGGAGTGGGAAATATTCCCCGTGGCGGAATACCCCAACTCCAACAGCCACAATTAGTAACATTTGCTAATATACTGTCCCGTATTGGTCAAGCATCTTCCTGTCAAGATCGAGAAGGGTATTCTGCAGTAATCGGAAACGTGATGCGCGAtcatcaacagcagcaacaagGAAGGATGATAATGCCGATTGTTAATCAGCAGACTATTTGCCAGATGAATTCCAATGAAGTCATGCCATTTGCAGTTCGAACTTTATTGAATCATATCACTGTTGTGCAACAGAATTTCGGACCAAAGTATGATATTAATGCACAGAAAGAGATTCACACATTACAAGGAAAATCAATGTATCGACGCGTTGGGGTTGTCAGTACTGATGGACAAG CTTTGCACGAACACTGA
- the LOC129779821 gene encoding rho GTPase-activating protein 24 — protein MNESESIRLDLEISNRLQNEHPEQFVTLVRMHLSFELDLNTDTENDPTGIEKTKSKKWKGFHKKAKSCTSNKSTSPETAKTVLTKQNIRDVKQLIQFLVQERNISQEGIFRKSGSLNRQNELKNSLTQGLPIHLEKGDFTAHDCASVLKSFLADLSEPLLTELYYPAYCQVAEFCHSKDSLKVREDRLLNAIRLLFLLLPKENNVLLKCIIDMLHETTQHEATNKMSADNLATLFTPHLICPRKLSPEALHTTAQQMSGIISFMIKTGSRLFHIPPKLATDIRAFFVERKRRKTMSPEHVLNDSITSDSVVNTVYTFVDRVKTAEAHVMNSTDTALAQLYAHIQSLPESSKKKKLIKQFNRENGHGTPLQVLMLREKNSGGSTVKGPKSISDSIKRHIFHKSITSKTPKRTTQSRVSFQTPNGSLSSVPKQRVLFQSPLSSATNSPKIMAKRCSTISSSSYSSSETTGTISSSPCTTVGRSSSGSSTASSGSEQSETRRTVEFVGLSETENYGGGKRCRMNVEIDEEPSGTEDDEDFVEQEDDDIGDEEDDSEPRDGGRTLSDNEEDRYCSVGSLSDSRSKYKSEPNLSTITHTEDHVRSSNGKEKKKSFLKNKLIKGVSMGNLKFPFGQENRSGKKSASSSLLKCCFEDNLKNAEQKSETCLGGSVVSIASPMVLSSMSPIFDKHFTAHDDEYDQKSMLSENNANLETNAWNTGYLTSTPAFSGRDSMSPITKSTQRMPKSMQESIMTPRSRKPVMVLAGMNVMEQHSTYASQGSFSSLREEDEEEATEAAIKIHQANDEADSISGSLYPMRTRKDDSQAINSNEIGLAQDSGITEPSTSVGGVANSALAHGNDEETGSLTSTFREYLLSRSVMTDSPADLSFSSQSDDFDSSADLENMSESQMSKSLLFCMNGNKPIDDCESTLVSIRKRHSEESENTLSKKQVLSIDPELDETSL, from the exons ATGAACGAATCAGAGTCGATTCGACTGGATCTAGAGATTTCGAATCGGCTGCAAAATGAACATCCTGAACAGTTCGTTACACTCGTCAGAATGCATCTGTCGTTCGAGTTGGATTTGAATACCGACACAGA AAACGATCCAACGGGCATTGAGAAGACGAAAAGCAAAAAGTGGAAAGGATTCCATAAGAAGGCTAAATCCTGTACATCGAATAAATCCACCTCGCCAGAAACTGCAAAAACGGTTCTGACAAAACAGAACATCCGTGACGTTAAGCAACTTATTCAGTTTCTTGTACAAGAAAGAA ATATTTCCCAAGAGGGTATCTTCCGGAAGTCGGGTTCCCTTAATCGTcagaatgagctgaaaaattcTCTTACTCAAGGCCTTCCTATACATCTTGAAAAGGGAGATTTCACGGCGCATGATTGTGCGAGTGTTTTGAAGAGTTTCTTAGCCGATCTTTCTGAGCCTCTTTTGACAGAGCTTTACTATCCAGCATATTGCCAAGTGGCGGAGTTTTGCCATTCCAAAGATTCCCTGAAGGTTCGGGAAGATAGGTTATTAAACGCTATTCGACTTCTGTTCCTTCTGCTGCCAAAGGAGAATAATGTCCTGTTGAAATGCATAATAGATATGCTGCATGAAACCACTCAACATGAGGCGACGAATAAAATGTCTGCCGATAATTTGGCAACTCTTTTCACACCCCATTTGATTTGTCCGCGGAAGCTTTCCCCAGAGGCATTGCACACGACAGCACAACAAATGTCCGGAATCATTAGCTTCATGATAAAAACGGGTTCTCGTTTGTTTCACATTCCACCAAAGCTGGCAACGGACATTCGCGCGTTTTTCGTAGAAAGGAAACGTCGCAAAACGATGTCCCCGGAGCATGTGCTGAATGATTCTATTACCTCCGATTCGGTCGTAAACACGGTGTACACATTCGTAGATCGTGTGAAAACTGCCGAAGCGCACGTGATGAACTCTACCGATACCGCACTGGCTCAGCTCTATGCCCACATTCAGAGTCTACCGGagtcatcgaaaaaaaagaaactgaTCAAACAGTTCAATCGCGAAAACGGCCATGGAACACCTCTGCAAGTGCTGATGCTTAGAGAGAAAAACTCCGGCGGTTCGACTGTGAAGGGACCGAAATCGATAAGTGATTCCATTAAGCGGCATATCTTCCATAAAAGCATTACGTCTAAAACGCCGAAACGAACCACTCAATCGCGGGTCAGCTTTCAG ACCCCAAATGGAAGTTTGTCGAGTGTACCCAAGCAACGGGTACTTTTCCAAAGCCCATTGTCCTCCGCGACAAACTCTCCCAAAATAATGGCGAAGCGTTGTTCTACGATATCCTCCTCGTCGTATTCGTCATCCGAAACCACCGGTACCATCTCTTCGAGTCCATGCACCACAGTTGGCAGGAGCAGCAGCGGCTCGTCTACGGCATCCAGCGGTTCAGAACAAAGTGAAACCAGACGAACCGTGGAATTTGTCGGTCTGAGCGAGACGGAGAACTACGGTGGTGGAAAGCGGTGCAGGATGAATGTTGAAATAGACGAGGAACCATCCGGGACGGAAGACGACGAGGATTTTGTAGAGCAGGAGGATGATGATATTGGCGATGAAGAAGATGATAGCGAACCACGGGATGGTGGAAGGACTCTTAGTGATAACGAGGAGGATCGATATTGCTCAGTGGGAAGTCTAAGTGACAGCCGATCCAAGTACAAATCGGAGCCTAATTTGAGCACGATTACACACACAGAAGACCATGTACGATCTTCCAACGGGAAAGAGAAGAAAAAGTCTTTTCTGAAAAACAAACTAATCAAAGGCGTGTCTATGGGAAACTTGAAGTTTCCTTTCGGCCAGGAGAATAGGTCCGGCAAGAAGTCTGCCTCCTCATCGTTGTTAAAATGTTGCTTCGAAGATAACTTAAAAAATGCAGAGCAGAAAAGTGAAACCTGTTTAGGAGGATCGGTCGTTTCGATAGCGTCTCCGATGGTGTTGTCGAGTATGTCGCCAATTTTCGACAAACATTTTACGGCTCATGATGATGAATACGATCAGAAAAGCATGTTAAGTGAAAATAACGCCAATTTGGAAACGAATGCGTGGAATACAGGCTACTTGACCAGCACTCCCGCCTTCAGTGGACGGGATTCCATGTCACCAATAACCAAATCTACTCAACGGATGCCAAAATCAATGCAG GAATCCATCATGACGCCACGTTCGCGTAAGCCCGTCATGGTATTGGCTGGGATGAACGTTATGGAGCAACACTCCACCTATGCTAGCCAGGGAAGTTTCTCCAGCCTCCGGGAAGAAGACGAGGAAGAGGCTACCGAGGCGGCGATCAAAATTCATCAAGCGAACGACGAGGCGGATAGCATCTCAGGTTCACTCTATCCAATGCGAACTAGGAAAGATGACAGCCAAGCAATCAACTCAAACGAAATTGGATTGGCTCAAGACTCTGGAATAACGGAGCCGTCTACGTCCGTCGGGGGTGTAGCGAACAGTGCTTTGGCGCACGGTAACGACGAAGAAACTGGTTCTCTTACGAGTACATTTAG AGAATACTTGCTGAGCCGTAGCGTTATGACCGATAGTCCTGCAGATCTGTCGTTTTCGAGTCAATCAGACGATTTTGACTCAAGCGCcgatttggaaaacatgagtgaGTCACAGATGAGCAAGAGTCTTCTGTTCTGTATGAACGGAAACAAACCAATTGATGATTGTGAGTCTACGTTGGTTAGTATACGAAAGCGTCACTCAGAAGAATCCGAGAACACCCTATCGAAAAAACAAGTGCTATCGATCGATCCAGAATTGGACGAAACATCGCTCTGA
- the LOC129779823 gene encoding uncharacterized protein LOC129779823 isoform X1, which produces MQRINLKSELLQDGDDVYNALMSVHRENGLDVEDLGDTPPPLIRQGSSIRTNEDVISVPNIIVRINCSNEPEKFVTEEQKRGIKHTPSQQWRLLRVNQNLPEATESFPNSETQVEHGDKLNQRKWKNRNKSQCGKTTKMFGNINPNFRRIIQRKYIEKSGELRTLITPPPSCRTYDRGVGNIPRGGIPQLQQPQLVTFANILSRIGQASSCQDREGYSAVIGNVMRDHQQQQQGRMIMPIVNQQTICQMNSNEVMPFAVRTLLNHITVVQQNFGPKYDINAQKEIHTLQGKSMYRRVGVVSTDGQGIEHEPVVPKTTGMSMNMRFT; this is translated from the exons ATGCAAAGAATAAACTTGAAAAGCGAGTTACTTCAAGACGGAGATGATGTATATAATGCTTTAATGAGTGTTCATAGAGAAAATGGATTGGACGTTGAAGATTTGGGCGATACGCCACCACCACTAATACGACAAGGGAGCTCGATTAGAACGAATGAAGACGTAATTAGTGTTCCAAATATAATTGTTAGAATCAATTGTTCCAATGAGCCAGAGAAATTTGTAACTGAGGAGCAGAAACGAGGTATCAAGCACACACCTTCACAGCAATGGAGGCTGCTGCGAGTGAATCAAAATCTTCCGGAAGCAACTGAAAGTTTCCCTAACAGTGAAACTCAAGTCGAACATGGTGATAAACTTAATCagcgaaaatggaaaaatcgcaACAA AAGTCAGTGCGGAAAAACGACTAAAATGTTCGGAAACATAAATCCAAATTTTCGTAGAATTATTCAGcgaaaatatattgaaaaaagtGGAGAACTACGCACACTGATAACACCACCGCCTTCGTGCCGAACCTATGATCGCGGAGTGGGAAATATTCCCCGTGGCGGAATACCCCAACTCCAACAGCCACAATTAGTAACATTTGCTAATATACTGTCCCGTATTGGTCAAGCATCTTCCTGTCAAGATCGAGAAGGGTATTCTGCAGTAATCGGAAACGTGATGCGCGAtcatcaacagcagcaacaagGAAGGATGATAATGCCGATTGTTAATCAGCAGACTATTTGCCAGATGAATTCCAATGAAGTCATGCCATTTGCAGTTCGAACTTTATTGAATCATATCACTGTTGTGCAACAGAATTTCGGACCAAAGTATGATATTAATGCACAGAAAGAGATTCACACATTACAAGGAAAATCAATGTATCGACGCGTTGGGGTTGTCAGTACTGATGGACAAGGTATAGAACACGAACCGGTTGTACCGAAGACTACCGGTATGAGCATGAACATGCGATTCACCTAG
- the LOC129779823 gene encoding uncharacterized protein LOC129779823 isoform X2 produces the protein MQRINLKSELLQDGDDVYNALMSVHRENGLDVEDLGDTPPPLIRQGSSIRTNEDVISVPNIIVRINCSNEPEKFVTEEQKRGIKHTPSQQWRLLRVNQNLPEATESFPNSETQVEHGDKLNQRKWKNRNKSQCGKTTKMFGNINPNFRRIIQRKYIEKSGELRTLITPPPSCRTYDRGVGNIPRGGIPQLQQPQLVTFANILSRIGQASSCQDREGYSAVIGNVMRDHQQQQQGRMIMPIVNQQTICQMNSNEVMPFAVRTLLNHITVVQQNFGPKYDINAQKEIHTLQGKSMYRRVGVVSTDGQGIEHEPVVPKTTALHEH, from the exons ATGCAAAGAATAAACTTGAAAAGCGAGTTACTTCAAGACGGAGATGATGTATATAATGCTTTAATGAGTGTTCATAGAGAAAATGGATTGGACGTTGAAGATTTGGGCGATACGCCACCACCACTAATACGACAAGGGAGCTCGATTAGAACGAATGAAGACGTAATTAGTGTTCCAAATATAATTGTTAGAATCAATTGTTCCAATGAGCCAGAGAAATTTGTAACTGAGGAGCAGAAACGAGGTATCAAGCACACACCTTCACAGCAATGGAGGCTGCTGCGAGTGAATCAAAATCTTCCGGAAGCAACTGAAAGTTTCCCTAACAGTGAAACTCAAGTCGAACATGGTGATAAACTTAATCagcgaaaatggaaaaatcgcaACAA AAGTCAGTGCGGAAAAACGACTAAAATGTTCGGAAACATAAATCCAAATTTTCGTAGAATTATTCAGcgaaaatatattgaaaaaagtGGAGAACTACGCACACTGATAACACCACCGCCTTCGTGCCGAACCTATGATCGCGGAGTGGGAAATATTCCCCGTGGCGGAATACCCCAACTCCAACAGCCACAATTAGTAACATTTGCTAATATACTGTCCCGTATTGGTCAAGCATCTTCCTGTCAAGATCGAGAAGGGTATTCTGCAGTAATCGGAAACGTGATGCGCGAtcatcaacagcagcaacaagGAAGGATGATAATGCCGATTGTTAATCAGCAGACTATTTGCCAGATGAATTCCAATGAAGTCATGCCATTTGCAGTTCGAACTTTATTGAATCATATCACTGTTGTGCAACAGAATTTCGGACCAAAGTATGATATTAATGCACAGAAAGAGATTCACACATTACAAGGAAAATCAATGTATCGACGCGTTGGGGTTGTCAGTACTGATGGACAAGGTATAGAACACGAACCGGTTGTACCGAAGACTACCG CTTTGCACGAACACTGA